The Aggregatilinea lenta genome includes a region encoding these proteins:
- a CDS encoding DEAD/DEAH box helicase, whose amino-acid sequence MSAQTEQRLTGTVKWYNRKQGFGFVAPDGGGEDIFVHRSALNNTLKAQIDAGDRIEFFVERRKRGLSATQVTPDKATQESRDPQAYSAGQDDMWEQEQPARTVSPALPVTGFDELGLTPDLLRAVVDAGYTEPTPIQTQAIPDVLAGRDLMGCAQTGTGKTAAFALPILQRLTASSASSAPEAPRTNGKNGKRSGRLPRALILAPTRELALQIGESFSLYGRRSGLNNAIVYGGVGQGPQVQAVRRGVDVLIATPGRLLDLIGQGEIKLDRVEILVLDEADRMLDMGFIHDVRRIVKLVPTDRQTLLFSATIPGEVVELADQMMRNPVQVSVAPEQPSVEAIDQAVFYVPKEKKQTLLEHLLQDRSITRVLVFTRTKHGANKVVKQLTRAGIPAEPIHGNKSQAARQSALKSFRDGETRVLVATDVVARGIDVVAISHVIQFDLPTEPETYIHRIGRTGRAGAVGTAYAFCSDAERGLLKDIQKLIRMRVPVIKDHPFQN is encoded by the coding sequence ATGTCAGCACAGACTGAACAACGTTTAACCGGCACGGTTAAATGGTATAACCGGAAGCAGGGCTTCGGCTTCGTCGCGCCTGATGGCGGCGGCGAAGACATCTTCGTACACCGTTCGGCCCTGAACAACACTCTCAAAGCACAGATTGATGCGGGCGACCGCATCGAGTTCTTCGTCGAGCGGCGCAAGCGCGGCCTTTCGGCCACGCAGGTGACGCCCGACAAGGCGACGCAGGAATCCCGCGATCCGCAGGCGTACAGCGCCGGGCAGGATGACATGTGGGAACAGGAACAGCCAGCCCGGACCGTCTCACCCGCGCTGCCTGTCACCGGCTTCGACGAGCTGGGCCTGACGCCCGACCTGCTGCGCGCCGTCGTCGACGCGGGCTACACCGAGCCGACCCCGATTCAGACGCAGGCTATTCCCGACGTCCTGGCCGGGCGCGACCTGATGGGCTGCGCGCAGACCGGCACCGGCAAGACGGCGGCCTTCGCGCTGCCGATCTTGCAGCGGCTGACCGCGTCGTCCGCGTCGTCCGCGCCTGAAGCACCGCGCACCAACGGCAAGAACGGGAAGCGGTCGGGCCGCCTGCCGCGCGCCCTGATCCTGGCCCCCACGCGCGAGCTGGCGCTGCAAATCGGCGAGAGCTTCAGCCTGTACGGGCGGCGCTCCGGCCTGAACAACGCCATCGTGTACGGCGGTGTTGGGCAGGGGCCGCAGGTCCAGGCCGTGCGGCGCGGCGTGGACGTTTTGATCGCCACGCCCGGACGTCTGCTGGACCTGATCGGCCAGGGCGAGATCAAGTTGGATCGCGTCGAGATCCTGGTGCTGGACGAAGCCGACCGCATGCTCGACATGGGCTTCATTCACGACGTGCGGCGCATCGTCAAGCTGGTGCCCACCGACCGGCAGACGCTGCTGTTTTCGGCCACGATACCCGGCGAAGTCGTCGAACTGGCCGACCAGATGATGCGCAACCCGGTCCAGGTGTCCGTCGCGCCGGAGCAGCCTTCCGTCGAGGCCATCGATCAGGCCGTGTTCTATGTACCCAAAGAGAAGAAGCAAACGCTGCTGGAGCACCTGCTTCAGGACCGCAGCATCACGCGCGTGCTGGTCTTCACCCGCACCAAGCACGGCGCCAACAAGGTGGTCAAGCAGTTGACACGCGCGGGCATCCCGGCAGAGCCGATTCATGGCAACAAGTCACAGGCCGCCCGTCAGAGCGCGCTGAAGTCGTTCCGCGACGGTGAGACCCGCGTGCTGGTCGCCACCGACGTGGTGGCGCGCGGCATCGACGTGGTGGCGATCTCGCACGTCATCCAGTTCGACCTGCCCACGGAGCCGGAGACGTACATCCACCGCATTGGCCGGACGGGGCGCGCCGGAGCGGTGGGCACCGCTTACGCCTTCTGCAGCGACGCCGAGCGTGGTCTGCTGAAGGACATCCAGAAGCTGATCCGCATGCGCGTTCCGGTGATCAAGGATCATCCGTTCCAGAACTAA
- a CDS encoding Tex family protein: protein MPLKRDIAGKLAAELSLRRDQVDRTIHLFDEGNTIPFVARYRKEMTGSLDEEQLRSLMDRLMYLRKLNERQDAVIASITEQGKLTPDLQNAIEAAETLQAVEDLYLPYKPKRRTRAMIAQERGLAPLADLILAQAPGRESAEQIAAPFLNADVPTPEDALQGARDIVAERVADDAAARDVVRRLTQQRGSLNVQATDAGKDEKGVYKTYYEFSGGLRSLRPHQVLAINRGESEGALKVRLDAPGEQIAEQLQRQFPAHPRSPLADQLRLAVGDAYKRLIAPAIERELRRDLTEQADRHAIGVFATNLVGLLLQPPLKDHVVLGIDPGFRTGSKAAVVDATGKVLATATIYPHPPQNERVKALHTLVDLIRAHGVDLIAIGNGTASRETEELVAALIREYEPVKYLIVNEAGASVYSASPLARAELPDMDVSMRGAVSIARRALDPLAELVKIDPRSIGVGLYQHDVDQKALEGKLSEVIETVVNRVGVNANTASPALLQHVAGLGPKLAERIVEARDADGPFRSRLAIRRVKGMGDKTFEQAAGFLRVPDGETLLDNTGVHPESYPVVKRLLKQLDLSLDDPGVAERLLRLRPSLDLPALARSLEVGEPTLADIVNDLTRPGRDPRSELPAPILRSDVLKMEDLKPGMKLKGTVRNVVDFGAFVDIGVKQDGLVHISELSEFRVRDPYEVVSVGDVVDVTVKSVDPDRGRIALSMRE, encoded by the coding sequence ATGCCGTTGAAGCGTGACATCGCCGGGAAGCTGGCCGCCGAACTCTCGCTGCGCCGCGATCAGGTGGACCGCACCATTCACCTGTTCGACGAGGGCAACACTATCCCGTTCGTAGCGCGCTATCGCAAGGAAATGACCGGCAGCCTGGACGAAGAACAACTGCGGTCGCTGATGGATCGCCTGATGTACCTGCGCAAGCTGAACGAGCGACAGGACGCGGTGATCGCCAGCATCACAGAGCAGGGCAAACTGACGCCCGATCTGCAAAATGCCATCGAAGCTGCCGAGACGCTGCAAGCAGTCGAGGACCTGTACCTGCCGTACAAGCCCAAGCGCCGCACGCGCGCCATGATCGCGCAGGAGCGCGGGCTGGCCCCGCTGGCAGACCTGATCCTGGCGCAAGCGCCGGGGCGCGAGTCAGCGGAGCAGATCGCAGCGCCGTTCCTGAACGCGGACGTGCCCACGCCGGAGGACGCTTTGCAGGGTGCGCGGGACATCGTGGCGGAACGGGTGGCGGACGACGCCGCTGCGCGCGACGTGGTGCGGCGGCTAACGCAGCAGCGCGGATCGCTGAACGTGCAGGCGACCGACGCGGGCAAGGACGAAAAAGGCGTCTACAAGACCTATTACGAATTTTCCGGCGGGCTGCGGTCGCTGCGCCCACATCAAGTGCTGGCGATCAACCGGGGCGAAAGCGAGGGCGCGCTGAAGGTCCGGCTCGACGCGCCGGGCGAGCAGATCGCGGAACAGCTTCAGCGGCAGTTTCCGGCGCATCCCCGCTCGCCGCTGGCGGATCAACTGCGGCTGGCGGTGGGCGACGCGTACAAGCGCCTGATCGCGCCCGCCATAGAACGGGAATTACGGCGCGACCTGACCGAACAGGCCGACCGGCACGCCATCGGGGTGTTCGCCACGAACCTCGTCGGGCTGCTGCTGCAACCGCCGCTGAAGGATCACGTGGTGCTGGGGATCGATCCCGGCTTCCGCACGGGCAGCAAGGCCGCCGTGGTGGACGCGACGGGCAAGGTGCTGGCGACCGCGACGATCTACCCGCATCCGCCGCAGAACGAGCGCGTCAAGGCGCTGCACACACTGGTCGATCTGATTCGCGCGCACGGCGTAGACCTGATCGCGATCGGCAACGGGACCGCCTCACGCGAAACGGAGGAACTGGTCGCAGCGCTGATCCGCGAGTACGAGCCGGTGAAATATCTGATCGTGAACGAAGCCGGGGCGTCGGTGTATTCCGCGTCGCCGCTGGCGCGCGCCGAGCTGCCGGATATGGACGTGTCGATGCGCGGGGCGGTGTCCATCGCGCGGCGGGCGCTCGATCCGCTGGCGGAGCTGGTGAAGATCGATCCGCGCAGCATCGGCGTGGGGCTGTACCAGCACGACGTCGATCAGAAGGCGCTGGAAGGCAAGCTGAGCGAGGTGATCGAGACGGTGGTGAACCGGGTGGGCGTCAACGCCAACACCGCCTCGCCCGCGCTGTTGCAGCACGTCGCCGGGCTGGGGCCGAAGCTGGCCGAGCGCATCGTCGAGGCGCGCGACGCGGACGGGCCGTTCCGGTCGCGGCTGGCGATCCGGCGCGTGAAGGGCATGGGCGACAAGACGTTCGAGCAGGCCGCCGGATTTTTGCGCGTGCCCGACGGCGAGACGCTGCTGGACAACACGGGCGTGCATCCCGAATCGTACCCCGTGGTCAAGCGGCTGCTGAAACAGCTCGACCTGTCGCTGGACGATCCGGGCGTCGCGGAGCGGCTGCTGCGGCTGCGTCCCTCGCTCGATTTGCCCGCACTGGCCCGGTCGCTGGAGGTGGGCGAGCCGACGCTAGCGGACATCGTGAACGACCTGACGCGGCCCGGGCGCGATCCGCGCAGCGAGCTGCCCGCGCCGATCCTGCGGTCGGACGTGCTGAAGATGGAAGATCTGAAGCCGGGCATGAAGCTGAAGGGCACGGTGCGCAACGTAGTGGACTTCGGCGCGTTCGTGGACATCGGTGTGAAACAGGACGGGCTGGTGCACATCTCGGAACTGTCGGAGTTCCGCGTGCGCGATCCGTACGAGGTGGTCAGCGTGGGCGATGTGGTGGACGTGACGGTCAAGAGCGTCGATCCCGACCGGGGCCGCATCGCGCTGAGCATGCGCGAGTGA
- the rpmG gene encoding 50S ribosomal protein L33 codes for MAKKKDIRTVTKLRSTVTGHIYLTQKNRRNDPQRLELMKYDPVARQHVLYREVK; via the coding sequence ATGGCGAAGAAGAAAGATATCCGCACCGTGACCAAACTGCGCAGCACGGTCACCGGCCACATTTACCTGACGCAGAAGAACCGTCGCAACGATCCGCAGCGGCTGGAACTGATGAAGTACGACCCGGTCGCGCGGCAACACGTGCTGTACCGCGAAGTGAAATGA
- a CDS encoding DegT/DnrJ/EryC1/StrS family aminotransferase, with translation MSDGMRALAERIAGDVGRTQAVLCGRGTTALWLALRAITRRDGPGEVILPDLLCITALEGALLAGFRPVFADVQPGRFTLDPADVARKVTPDTRAILVAHLFGHTADMAAIRAAAPDVPIIEDAVQGLGGRIDGKPVGAWGDVTFVSFDLHKMIDGRGGAVIGDDVGLMDAIAADAARLPALPEFDLRMLDALLPAPAAQGMAAMLRRDAPALLRPFDGARANVDRITAGWDTLADRVAARNANAAWLADRLKDLPLDLPDLRAGDAIWRFTITAPTLILARRIVYAMEAAGLSGSDLYPPLSALFGQATRASRFAGRLLNLFVDETATPDVLARTGDVIAGLRALQAHRDLTPGPSPIWVGEGRQARSDIP, from the coding sequence GTGAGCGACGGTATGCGCGCGCTGGCCGAGCGAATCGCGGGGGACGTGGGGCGCACGCAGGCGGTGCTGTGCGGGCGCGGCACGACCGCGCTGTGGCTGGCGCTGCGCGCGATCACCCGGCGGGACGGCCCCGGCGAGGTGATTCTGCCGGACCTGCTGTGCATCACGGCGCTGGAAGGCGCCCTGCTGGCCGGGTTCAGACCCGTGTTCGCGGACGTGCAACCGGGGCGCTTCACGCTCGATCCGGCAGACGTGGCGCGTAAGGTCACGCCAGATACACGGGCGATCCTGGTGGCGCACCTGTTCGGGCACACTGCCGACATGGCCGCGATCCGGGCCGCCGCGCCGGACGTGCCGATCATCGAGGACGCAGTACAGGGATTGGGCGGGCGCATCGATGGGAAACCGGTTGGCGCGTGGGGCGATGTGACGTTCGTGAGCTTCGATCTGCACAAGATGATCGACGGGCGCGGCGGCGCGGTGATCGGGGACGATGTGGGGCTGATGGACGCGATCGCGGCGGACGCGGCGCGGCTGCCCGCCCTGCCGGAGTTCGATTTGCGGATGCTGGATGCGCTACTGCCCGCGCCTGCCGCACAGGGCATGGCGGCCATGCTGCGGCGGGACGCACCCGCACTGCTGCGCCCGTTCGACGGCGCGCGTGCGAACGTGGATCGCATCACCGCCGGGTGGGACACGCTGGCGGACCGGGTCGCGGCGCGGAACGCCAACGCCGCGTGGCTGGCGGATCGCCTTAAGGATCTGCCGCTGGACCTGCCGGACCTGCGCGCGGGCGACGCAATCTGGCGCTTCACGATCACCGCGCCCACGCTGATCCTCGCGCGGCGGATCGTGTACGCAATGGAAGCCGCCGGGCTGAGCGGATCGGACCTGTACCCGCCGCTGAGCGCGCTGTTCGGGCAGGCGACGCGCGCGAGCCGGTTCGCGGGACGGCTGTTGAACCTGTTCGTGGACGAAACCGCCACGCCGGACGTGCTGGCGCGTACGGGGGACGTGATCGCGGGGCTGCGCGCATTGCAAGCTCACCGCGACCTCACCCCCGGCCCCTCTCCAATCTGGGTTGGAGAGGGGAGACAAGCGCGGTCAGACATTCCGTAG
- a CDS encoding SH3 domain-containing protein produces MRAQGGEPTPIAVGENHIGAVTADNPVPNYLLTVEAPLTVDIQLLAITQGFAPALRVLDLAGAILNEEPNATAQSAIRVAALELDAGVYRLEVQSANGQLGQYVLGVLAGAPPQPPVPLVLGTPVAGEVSAEAPHQRYTFTGTAANVLLLTVRGESVEQGAEITLSDAESDEVLASSGAQVLGVRYRIPAGTLSYLVEVSHSGDPAAALYTICLENEDGSGPLCPAAPGGTPTPTPAVAVAPTVVPASPVPLQPLPATGPCVVASLTGGTVNVRSGPATTFPVVYQLSGNTQAAVTGRLPDGSWHQVTYNGAPGWISTSVIRIGGQCGTVPAITLTPATTSDTLTPTMTTTPATATWTPTGTLYTETPTWTPTSTMDTTPTATWTPTWTLTPAAVATLNFSLPPVYGSSSLTSGFVPDPFSVGATAGGPANVAYLGGGCSGFATAAPTFSFNYTAGAFPTLRFYFIGSADTTMIINAPSGSYYCVDDSFGTLNPTIDFNSPSSGRYDIWIGSYAMGTSVGGTLYVTENTGNHP; encoded by the coding sequence GTGCGTGCTCAAGGGGGCGAGCCGACGCCGATTGCCGTTGGTGAAAATCACATCGGGGCGGTCACGGCGGATAACCCGGTTCCGAATTATCTGCTGACCGTCGAAGCGCCGCTGACGGTAGACATCCAGTTGCTCGCCATCACCCAGGGCTTTGCTCCGGCGCTGCGCGTGCTCGACCTGGCAGGCGCGATCCTCAACGAGGAGCCAAACGCGACGGCGCAGAGCGCCATACGCGTGGCCGCGCTCGAACTCGACGCGGGGGTTTACCGCCTGGAGGTACAGAGCGCGAACGGCCAGCTTGGCCAGTATGTGCTGGGGGTGCTGGCGGGGGCGCCGCCGCAGCCGCCGGTTCCGCTCGTTCTCGGCACGCCGGTGGCGGGCGAGGTCAGCGCGGAGGCACCGCACCAGCGCTACACCTTCACCGGGACGGCGGCGAATGTGCTGCTGCTCACTGTACGCGGCGAGTCGGTGGAGCAAGGGGCGGAGATCACGCTGTCCGACGCGGAGTCGGACGAAGTGCTGGCGTCCAGCGGCGCGCAAGTGCTGGGCGTGCGCTACCGGATTCCGGCAGGCACTCTGAGCTATCTGGTCGAGGTGTCGCACAGCGGCGATCCGGCAGCCGCGCTTTACACGATCTGCCTGGAAAATGAGGACGGCAGCGGGCCGCTCTGCCCGGCAGCGCCGGGTGGCACTCCGACGCCGACGCCTGCGGTAGCCGTCGCGCCGACTGTTGTTCCGGCCAGCCCGGTACCGCTTCAGCCGCTGCCCGCAACCGGGCCATGTGTCGTTGCGTCGCTGACGGGCGGCACGGTCAACGTGCGCAGCGGGCCAGCCACGACGTTCCCGGTGGTCTACCAGTTGTCGGGCAACACGCAGGCGGCGGTGACAGGGCGCCTCCCGGATGGATCGTGGCATCAGGTGACGTATAACGGCGCGCCGGGCTGGATTTCGACCAGTGTGATCCGCATCGGCGGGCAGTGCGGCACGGTCCCCGCGATCACGCTGACGCCTGCCACGACGTCCGACACGCTGACGCCGACCATGACGACCACACCCGCCACGGCGACCTGGACGCCGACGGGTACGCTTTATACCGAGACACCCACCTGGACGCCGACCAGCACGATGGACACAACGCCTACGGCAACCTGGACGCCCACCTGGACGCTGACCCCGGCGGCAGTGGCGACGCTGAATTTCTCGCTGCCGCCGGTTTACGGATCCAGCAGCCTGACGTCCGGCTTCGTGCCCGATCCGTTTTCGGTTGGCGCGACGGCGGGCGGTCCGGCGAATGTGGCTTACCTGGGCGGCGGCTGCTCCGGCTTTGCGACAGCCGCACCGACGTTTTCGTTCAACTACACCGCCGGAGCGTTCCCGACGCTGCGCTTCTACTTCATTGGCAGCGCCGACACGACGATGATCATCAACGCGCCGAGCGGCAGTTACTACTGTGTGGACGATTCCTTCGGCACGCTGAACCCGACCATCGACTTCAACTCGCCCTCCAGTGGACGCTATGACATCTGGATCGGCAGTTATGCGATGGGCACGTCGGTTGGCGGTACGCTGTACGTCACGGAGAACACTGGCAATCACCCGTAA
- a CDS encoding ribonuclease J has protein sequence MAQKLRIIPLGGLGEIGKNMTVYEYGRNMIVVDCGVMFPDNSMYGIDLVLPDYNYVVQNQDRLRGILLTHGHMDHIAALPYLLREIEAPIYGTPLTLGLVERQLTEKNVLDRADLHVIDKSKTLHFGPFQVTPFSVAHSIPDSVGFVIKTPVGTIVHTGDYKLDETPAGGRTTDLATLKALTKDGVLAMVGDSTNADKPGRTRTERVVGETMDRLLSEAEGQRVIIATFSSLLARLQEIMHLAHKHGRKVALTGRSLIENVKLASELGYLDVPEGLLVDVNARVPKGKMLILSTGSQGEPRSALNQMANDQHPHVKVGQGDLIIISGGTIPGNEETVSQMLNKLFERGANVIYGSMDTVHVSGHGSRDELRTMLETVQPKFFIPAHGEARHLYLHRQLAEATGMKSENVFVLKNGAQWVTDGTTANADEALAVDDVFVDGRLVGEIGEIVMRDRQRLSQDGFIVALIPIDSKRRLVGEPQIVSRGFVHMNEADELLAACREEIKHQYKRGANNVKRALEDFFYRETLSRPVILPQFIQV, from the coding sequence ATGGCACAAAAACTACGCATCATTCCTCTGGGCGGCCTGGGGGAAATCGGCAAGAACATGACGGTATACGAGTATGGCCGCAATATGATCGTCGTCGACTGCGGGGTAATGTTCCCCGATAACAGCATGTATGGCATCGACCTCGTCCTGCCGGACTACAACTACGTCGTCCAGAACCAGGACCGGCTGCGGGGCATTCTGCTCACGCACGGCCACATGGACCATATCGCCGCGCTGCCGTACCTGCTGCGCGAGATCGAAGCGCCGATTTACGGCACGCCGCTGACGCTGGGCTTGGTCGAGCGCCAGCTCACCGAAAAGAATGTTCTGGACCGCGCCGACTTGCATGTGATCGACAAGAGCAAGACGCTGCACTTCGGCCCGTTCCAGGTGACGCCGTTCTCGGTGGCGCACTCCATCCCCGACTCGGTCGGCTTCGTAATCAAGACGCCGGTCGGCACCATCGTGCACACTGGCGACTATAAGCTGGACGAGACGCCCGCCGGTGGGCGCACCACCGACCTGGCCACGCTCAAGGCGCTGACGAAAGACGGCGTGCTGGCGATGGTTGGGGACAGCACCAACGCCGACAAACCGGGCCGCACGCGGACCGAGCGCGTCGTCGGCGAGACGATGGACCGCCTGCTTTCGGAAGCGGAAGGTCAGCGCGTGATCATCGCCACGTTCTCGTCACTGCTGGCGCGCCTTCAGGAGATCATGCACCTGGCGCACAAGCACGGGCGCAAGGTCGCCCTGACCGGGCGCAGCCTGATCGAGAACGTCAAGCTCGCCAGCGAGCTGGGCTATCTGGACGTGCCAGAGGGCCTGCTGGTCGACGTAAACGCACGCGTGCCGAAGGGCAAGATGCTGATCCTCTCGACCGGGTCCCAGGGCGAGCCGCGCTCGGCGCTGAACCAGATGGCAAACGACCAGCACCCGCACGTGAAGGTGGGCCAGGGCGACCTGATCATCATCTCCGGCGGGACCATCCCCGGCAACGAGGAAACGGTCAGCCAGATGCTCAACAAGCTGTTCGAGCGCGGCGCGAACGTGATCTACGGCTCGATGGATACAGTGCACGTCTCCGGCCACGGCAGCCGTGACGAGCTGCGCACCATGCTGGAAACCGTTCAGCCGAAGTTCTTCATCCCCGCCCACGGCGAGGCGCGGCACCTGTATCTGCACCGCCAGTTGGCCGAGGCCACCGGGATGAAAAGCGAGAACGTGTTCGTCCTCAAGAACGGCGCGCAGTGGGTCACGGACGGCACGACCGCCAATGCCGACGAAGCGCTGGCCGTGGACGACGTGTTCGTGGACGGACGGCTGGTCGGTGAAATCGGCGAGATCGTCATGCGCGACCGCCAGCGGTTGTCGCAGGACGGCTTCATCGTCGCACTGATCCCGATCGACTCGAAGCGCCGTCTGGTCGGCGAGCCGCAGATCGTCAGCCGTGGATTCGTACATATGAACGAGGCGGACGAGCTGCTCGCGGCCTGCCGTGAAGAGATCAAGCACCAGTACAAGCGCGGCGCCAACAACGTCAAGCGCGCGCTGGAAGACTTCTTCTACCGCGAGACACTCTCGCGCCCGGTCATCTTGCCGCAGTTCATCCAGGTCTAA
- a CDS encoding class I SAM-dependent rRNA methyltransferase → MTVLDALPQPAQKRIALHVAPAAERALRAGHPWVFESAIRKQSREGAPGDLAVIFDAKDRFLAVGLYDPASPIRVRVLQQGQSAAIDRAWFADRLSAAAAIREPLAAQGTTGYRLVHGENDGLPGLILDRYADTLVLKLYTAAWLPHLRDVLAALDEVHPSPRLILRLSRGVADLAAPYGLSDGLALVGDAPDAPVIFEENGLRFAADVVHGHKTGFFFDQRDNRARVRDLAAGRRVLDVFAYSGGFSVYAAAGGAESVLSVDVSAPALEAAAANMALNADNPHVQAAKHDILAEDAFVALERLRAEGQVFDLVIVDPPSFAKSAAEVDRALASYARLARLAVGIAAEDGMIVLASCSSRVTPDQFFETVTRAADDAGRPLVWPYRTGHALDHPVGFPEGEYLKCLYATVMDE, encoded by the coding sequence ATGACAGTTCTGGATGCTTTGCCCCAGCCCGCCCAGAAGCGTATCGCGCTGCACGTGGCCCCCGCTGCCGAGCGCGCGCTGCGTGCCGGGCATCCGTGGGTGTTCGAGAGCGCGATCCGCAAGCAGAGCCGCGAGGGTGCGCCCGGCGATCTGGCCGTGATCTTCGACGCGAAGGATCGTTTCCTGGCGGTGGGCCTCTACGACCCGGCCTCCCCGATCCGCGTGCGCGTGTTGCAGCAGGGCCAGTCCGCTGCCATCGACCGCGCCTGGTTCGCGGATCGCCTGTCCGCGGCGGCTGCGATTCGTGAGCCGCTCGCCGCGCAGGGCACGACCGGCTATCGCCTCGTGCACGGCGAAAACGACGGCTTACCCGGCCTGATCCTCGACCGTTACGCGGACACGCTGGTGCTCAAGCTCTACACGGCGGCGTGGCTGCCCCATCTGCGCGACGTCCTCGCCGCGCTGGACGAGGTGCACCCGTCGCCGCGCCTGATCCTGCGCCTCAGCCGGGGCGTGGCCGATCTCGCCGCGCCCTACGGCCTGTCTGACGGGCTGGCCCTGGTCGGAGACGCGCCCGACGCCCCGGTGATCTTCGAGGAAAACGGGCTGCGCTTCGCGGCGGATGTGGTGCACGGGCACAAGACGGGCTTTTTCTTCGACCAGCGCGATAACCGCGCCCGCGTCCGCGATCTGGCGGCGGGGCGGCGCGTGCTGGACGTCTTCGCCTACAGCGGCGGCTTTTCGGTCTATGCGGCGGCGGGCGGCGCAGAATCCGTGCTCAGCGTGGATGTGAGTGCGCCCGCGCTGGAAGCGGCGGCGGCGAACATGGCGCTCAATGCGGACAATCCGCACGTGCAGGCCGCGAAGCACGACATTCTGGCCGAGGATGCATTTGTCGCGCTGGAACGGCTGCGCGCCGAGGGACAGGTGTTCGATCTGGTGATTGTCGATCCGCCCTCGTTCGCCAAGAGCGCGGCGGAAGTGGATCGCGCGCTGGCCTCCTACGCGCGGCTGGCGCGGCTGGCGGTGGGTATCGCCGCCGAGGACGGTATGATCGTGCTGGCGTCGTGTTCCAGCCGCGTCACGCCGGACCAGTTTTTCGAGACGGTCACCCGCGCCGCCGATGACGCCGGGCGGCCCCTCGTCTGGCCGTACCGCACCGGCCACGCGCTCGATCACCCGGTCGGCTTCCCCGAAGGCGAATACCTCAAGTGCCTCTACGCCACGGTCATGGATGAGTGA
- a CDS encoding GTP-binding protein, whose translation MPEQLPVTVLSGFLGAGKTTLLNHILNNRDGLRVAVIVNDMSEINVDAQLIRDEGSLSRVDEKLVELTNGCICCSLREDLLEEVARLAREGRFDYLLIEASGVSEPMPIAATFTFPDGMGRALSDVARLDTTVTVVDAAHWLKDYLSHEDVQDRGVGMNPDDDRPLVELLVEQVEFADVIVINKIDLVSPDQLAQLESILSRLNPDARLLQADHGQVPLDAVLNTGAFDFDRATALPLVLADAGHTHADTDEYGISSVAFRARRPFHPERLDDLIQGDLFDPILRSKGTIWLASRPEDVILWSQAGDQLELELLGTWWADTPRDEWPDDPEKRAEIEAGWHESVGDRRQELVFIGLHLDRASLYPALEACLLTDAEMALGPDGWAASFDDPFPEWETDLYLDA comes from the coding sequence ATGCCCGAACAACTGCCTGTGACGGTGTTGTCCGGCTTTTTGGGGGCCGGGAAGACTACCTTGCTGAACCACATCCTGAACAACCGCGACGGGTTACGCGTCGCGGTAATCGTCAACGACATGAGCGAGATCAACGTGGACGCGCAGCTGATCCGCGATGAGGGATCGCTCAGCCGTGTGGACGAAAAACTAGTAGAGCTGACCAACGGCTGCATCTGCTGCTCGCTGCGTGAGGACCTGCTCGAAGAAGTGGCGCGGCTGGCGCGTGAGGGCCGGTTCGACTACCTGCTAATCGAAGCCTCTGGCGTCTCCGAGCCGATGCCCATCGCCGCGACGTTCACCTTTCCCGACGGCATGGGCCGCGCGTTGAGCGACGTCGCTCGCCTGGATACCACCGTCACCGTGGTGGACGCGGCGCATTGGCTGAAGGATTACCTCTCGCACGAGGACGTGCAGGATCGCGGCGTGGGTATGAACCCGGACGACGACCGCCCGCTGGTCGAGCTGCTGGTGGAGCAGGTCGAGTTCGCGGACGTGATCGTGATCAACAAGATCGACCTCGTTTCGCCCGACCAGCTCGCACAGCTTGAGAGCATTCTGAGCCGTTTGAATCCCGACGCGCGCCTGCTGCAAGCCGATCACGGTCAAGTCCCGCTCGACGCCGTGCTGAACACGGGGGCGTTCGATTTCGACCGCGCCACGGCGCTGCCTCTCGTGCTGGCGGATGCGGGTCACACCCATGCCGACACCGACGAGTACGGGATCAGCAGCGTGGCATTCCGCGCGCGCCGCCCGTTCCACCCCGAGCGCCTGGACGATCTGATCCAGGGCGACCTGTTCGATCCGATCCTGCGCTCCAAGGGCACGATCTGGCTGGCGTCCCGGCCCGAGGACGTGATCCTCTGGTCGCAGGCGGGCGATCAGTTGGAATTGGAGCTGCTCGGCACGTGGTGGGCCGACACCCCGCGCGACGAGTGGCCGGACGATCCTGAGAAGCGCGCCGAGATCGAAGCCGGGTGGCACGAATCGGTGGGCGACCGGCGGCAGGAGCTGGTTTTCATCGGCCTGCACCTCGACCGCGCCTCGCTGTACCCGGCGCTGGAAGCCTGCCTGCTGACCGACGCGGAAATGGCGCTCGGTCCCGATGGCTGGGCCGCGTCATTTGACGATCCGTTCCCCGAGTGGGAGACGGATCTGTACCTGGACGCTTGA